A stretch of Natronococcus sp. CG52 DNA encodes these proteins:
- a CDS encoding NAD-dependent epimerase/dehydratase family protein has product MVMSNDHALITGGAGFIGSHLAERLVRGGDSVTVVDDLSHGERTWMPEETTFVNGDLTERETAESALTDTIDIVYHLAASKVVNSPNPRRQFEENSRMTYNLLERMADVGVSKIVFTSSSTVYGEAPNPTPEDFGPLEPISVYGASKLADEGLLSATAHSNDLTVWNFRFANIIGPRLRGAVIPDFIEKLSTNPDRLQILGDGRQEKSYMYVSDCINAMLHVIDRTGDPVNTFNLGTGTTTSVNQIADIVSDVMGLDPRYEYTGTERGWPGDVRRMRLSTEKLLATGWEPDQSSDEAVERAARRLVGEI; this is encoded by the coding sequence ATAGTTATGAGTAACGACCACGCGTTGATTACCGGAGGAGCGGGGTTCATCGGTTCTCATCTCGCCGAACGACTCGTCAGAGGAGGAGATTCTGTGACCGTCGTCGATGACTTGTCCCACGGAGAGAGGACGTGGATGCCAGAAGAGACGACGTTCGTAAACGGTGATCTTACCGAGCGAGAGACGGCGGAGTCGGCGCTCACCGACACTATCGATATCGTATACCACTTAGCGGCGTCGAAGGTCGTCAACTCGCCGAACCCGCGAAGACAGTTCGAGGAGAACAGCCGGATGACGTACAACCTACTCGAGCGGATGGCGGACGTCGGCGTTTCGAAGATCGTATTCACCTCCTCGTCGACGGTGTACGGCGAAGCGCCGAACCCGACGCCGGAAGACTTCGGGCCGCTGGAACCGATTAGCGTCTACGGAGCGTCCAAACTCGCGGACGAGGGGCTACTATCGGCTACCGCCCACTCGAACGACCTCACCGTTTGGAATTTCAGGTTCGCGAATATAATCGGGCCGCGCCTTCGCGGCGCGGTCATTCCCGATTTTATCGAGAAACTCTCTACGAACCCCGATCGGTTGCAGATTCTCGGTGACGGTCGCCAGGAGAAGTCGTACATGTACGTTAGCGATTGTATCAATGCGATGCTACACGTCATCGACCGGACAGGCGATCCCGTAAACACGTTCAATCTCGGTACGGGGACGACCACGTCGGTCAACCAGATCGCGGATATCGTCTCCGACGTAATGGGCTTGGACCCTCGATACGAGTACACCGGTACCGAACGAGGATGGCCCGGGGATGTAAGGCGGATGCGTCTCTCTACCGAAAAACTCCTCGCGACGGGATGGGAACCGGATCAGTCGAGCGACGAGGCCGTCGAACGGGCCGCTCGCAGACTCGTAGGCGAAATATGA
- a CDS encoding NAD-dependent epimerase/dehydratase family protein, with amino-acid sequence MRNKRLLVTGGAGFIGSNLANRLAGRNDVIAVDSGYLGTPENLNDRVVFEDRSVLAEDLPTDVDVVFHLAALSSYGMHERDPTTGVRVNVEGFVNTVEQARDDGCDTVVYASTSSIYGSRTEPSPEDTEVSVHTGYEASKLAREKYAEYFANHYGMRLAGLRFFSVYQGYHGAEEHKGVYANVIAQFADDIAHGRSPRIFGDGTQTRDFTHVDDIVRGIELAAEHRLNGVYNLGTGEAHEFNAVVDQLAEELDADVEPEYVENPIPGQVYVRDTCADPTKMMNATGWEPRVSFEEGIRRVCGPYRDS; translated from the coding sequence ATGCGAAACAAGCGACTCCTCGTAACCGGCGGGGCGGGATTCATCGGGTCGAATCTCGCGAATCGGCTAGCCGGCCGAAACGACGTGATCGCGGTCGACAGCGGGTACCTCGGAACGCCCGAGAACCTCAACGATCGAGTAGTCTTCGAGGATCGGAGCGTTCTCGCCGAGGATCTGCCGACCGACGTGGACGTCGTCTTTCACCTCGCGGCGCTCTCGTCGTACGGGATGCACGAGCGGGATCCGACGACGGGAGTACGAGTCAACGTCGAGGGGTTCGTTAACACCGTCGAACAGGCCCGGGACGACGGCTGTGATACGGTCGTCTACGCCTCGACGTCGTCGATCTACGGCAGTCGAACGGAACCTTCGCCGGAGGACACGGAGGTGTCGGTCCACACCGGGTACGAGGCCTCGAAACTCGCTCGAGAGAAGTACGCGGAGTACTTCGCGAACCATTACGGGATGCGCCTCGCCGGGCTGCGGTTCTTCTCGGTGTACCAAGGGTATCACGGCGCGGAAGAACACAAGGGCGTGTACGCGAACGTCATCGCGCAGTTCGCGGACGACATCGCCCACGGCCGGTCGCCGCGGATTTTCGGCGACGGCACCCAGACCCGCGACTTCACGCACGTCGACGATATCGTTCGCGGCATCGAACTGGCCGCAGAGCACCGATTGAACGGGGTCTACAACCTCGGAACGGGCGAGGCCCACGAGTTCAACGCCGTCGTCGATCAGCTCGCCGAGGAACTCGACGCCGACGTCGAACCGGAATACGTCGAAAACCCGATTCCGGGGCAGGTGTACGTCCGCGATACGTGCGCGGATCCGACGAAGATGATGAACGCTACCGGCTGGGAACCGCGGGTGAGCTTCGAAGAGGGAATCCGGCGCGTGTGTGGGCCGTACCGGGACTCGTAA